A portion of the Salvelinus alpinus chromosome 33, SLU_Salpinus.1, whole genome shotgun sequence genome contains these proteins:
- the LOC139563253 gene encoding serine/threonine-protein kinase ULK3-like isoform X3 — protein MASSFTPPKLADFILTERLGSGTYATVYKAYRKGDNREVVAVKVVGKKSLNKVSMENLLTEIEILKTVRHPHIVQLKDFQWDSENIYLILEWCSGGDLSRFIHSRRLLPERVARLFLQQIACALQFLHNHNISHLDLKPQNILLSGSVLKLADFGFASYMSPWDEQSALRGSPLYMAPEMVCRRQYDSRVDLWSVGVILYETLFGRAPFASRSYAELEEKIRSDKPIELPAGARVSRNCRDLLLRLLDRDPDTRLTFTQLFSHPWVDLKHMPNEESLGKAKDLVLKAVQKDQEGDRSAALSLYCSALEHFVPAIHYETDRLRKDALRKKVSQYVSRAEGLKALVSADNSLCFEQFKSTRDILREMSRDQPRVLAALELASTAIAMEENGIEDHDTLALYQQSLGELLLALAECLAAEELVPSPPQAG, from the exons ATGGCTTCGAGCTTCACCCCACCGAAACTGGCTGATTTCATTCTCACTGAGAGGCTGGGCAGTGGCACCTATGCGACAGTTTACAAAGCCTACAGAAAG GGGGACAACCGGGAGGTGGTGGCAGTGAAGGTGGTTGGGAAGAAGAGTCTGAACAAGGTGTCTATGGAGAACCTGCTGACTGAGATAGAGATCCTGAAAACTGTTCGCCACCCTCACATTGTTCAGCTGAAGGACTTCCAG TGGGACAGTGAGAACATCTATCTGATCCTGGAGTGGTGTTCTGGTGGGGACCTGTCCCGTTTCATCCACAGTAGGCGCTTGCTACCTGAGAGGGTGGCTCGGCTCTTCCTGCAGCAGATAG CCTGCGCTCTTCAGTTTCTCCATAATCATAACATCTCCCATCTGGACCTGAAACCCCAGAACATTCTGCTCAGTGGTTCTGTCCTTAAACTAGCAG ATTTTGGCTTTGCGAGTTACATGTCTCCGTGGGATGAGCAGAGTGCTCTGAGGGGCTCTCCTCTCTACATGGCCCCTGAGATGGTGTGTCGACGGCAGTATGACTCAAGGGTCGACCTCTGGTCTGTGGGAGTCATCCTGTATG AGACACTATTTGGCCGAGCACCATTTGCCTCCAGATCCTATGCTGAACTGGAGGAGAAGATCCGCAGTGACAAGCCCATCGAG CTGCCTGCAGGGGCCAGAGTGTCCAGGAACTGCAGGGACTTACTGCTGCGGCTGCTGGACAGGGACCCTGACACCCGCCTCACCTTCACTCAGTTATTCTCCCACCCCTGGGTGGACCTCAAGCACATGCCCAACGAAGAGAGCCTGGGGAaagcg AAGGATCTGGTCCTGAAAGCTGTTCAGAAGGACCAGGAGGGTGATAGATCAGCTGCCCTGTCTCTGTACTGCAGCGCACTGGAGCACTTTGTCCCTGCCATTCACT ATGAAACAGACAGACTGCGTAAAGATGCCCTCAGGAAAAAG GTTAGTCAGTACGTGTCCAGGGCAGAGGGGCTGAAAGCTCTGGTGTCTGCAGACAACAGCCTCTGCTTTGAGCAGTTCAAGTCCACCAGAGACATCCTGAGAG AGATGTCCCGTGACCAACCACGGGTGCTGGCTGCTCTGGAGCTGGCATCTACAGCCATCGCCATG GAGGAGAATGGGATAGAGGACCATGATACACTGGCTCTGTACCAGCAGAGTCTGGGAGAACTACTGCTAGCCCTGGCAG